AACAAGCAATAAAAAAAGCAGCAAACGAGGCTAAAACTATTCAAAAAGTTGCTGATTATGATAAGGAGTATCTCCCAGAAAAATATAGTTCTAATAAACCTAAAATGGATACATATTTAGAATGTTTAAAACAAAATGAAAGAACATATCAAAAGACAATTGAAGATTTGAAGAAACTTCTATAAAAAAATTTAACAATTAAGTTCGCTTTAAACCGAACAAACTGAATTAACAAAACCTTAACAGGTATATATCTTTAAAACAAACATCCATTTAAAATGAAAAAGTTATCAATTATAGGGTTATTAAGTACAGTGCTCCTTTTAAGTTCTTGCTTTGGTTCATCAGAAAAACCAGCTCAAGGCCCGGCTTCACCTCCACCACCAAGTTTAAAAGTCACTAAGCTAGAAAAGCAAGACTTAACTATATATAATGAATTCTCTACTACTCTAGAAGGAAAACAAAATGTAGAGATTTGGCCAAAAGTATCTGGTTTTGTGCAAGAAGTATATGTTGAAGAAGGTCAGAAAATTAAAAAAGGACAGTTGCTTTTTAAATTAGAAACCCAAACTTTAAATCAAGATGCTAACGCTGCAAAAGCTTCTGTTAATGTTGCGCAGGTTGAAGTTGACAAATTGAAGCCTTTGGTAGAAAAAAATATAATTAGCCCTGTACAATTAGAAACTGCAAAAGCTCAACTTGCACAAGCACAGGCAAATTACCAAAGTGTAGCTTCTAACATTGGCTATTCTCGTATTACTAGCCCTGTTGACGGTTATATTGGTGAAATTCCTTTTAAAATAGGTGCTTTGGTAAGTTCTGCTATGGGACAACCATTGACTACTGTTTCTGATATTAGTGAAGTTCGAGCATACTTCTCAATGAACGAAATAGAACTTCTAAAACTAAAAGAGTCCATGCCTAAAAATGATAACAATGTCATAGATATAGAGAAAGCT
The genomic region above belongs to Maribacter hydrothermalis and contains:
- a CDS encoding efflux RND transporter periplasmic adaptor subunit, with the protein product MKKLSIIGLLSTVLLLSSCFGSSEKPAQGPASPPPPSLKVTKLEKQDLTIYNEFSTTLEGKQNVEIWPKVSGFVQEVYVEEGQKIKKGQLLFKLETQTLNQDANAAKASVNVAQVEVDKLKPLVEKNIISPVQLETAKAQLAQAQANYQSVASNIGYSRITSPVDGYIGEIPFKIGALVSSAMGQPLTTVSDISEVRAYFSMNEIELLKLKESMPKNDNNVIDIEKAPKVTLVMINGEEYEEQGKIAMINTIINSTTGSVTARADFVNKSNILSSGSTGKIKIPTVYQGAYEIPQTATIDLQGKKLIYLLKDDNTVTTMPLNIITTTEKGFIVENGIKEGTTIVLEGVSKLKDGMSINPVK